From the Sphingomonas suaedae genome, one window contains:
- a CDS encoding winged helix-turn-helix transcriptional regulator: MGHNGLREPLRQLANNCSLPAALEAMGERWSFLILRASFNGLYHFEEFQSELGIARNILANRLARLVDHGILARQTCDDDRRKVEYRLTEKGFALLPTMVALRQWGERWETGMPATPVLVDARDHRRIAPVQVMSHDGRPLGKHDLLWSLPEDVVGEESAAAAE, encoded by the coding sequence ATGGGTCACAACGGACTGCGAGAGCCGCTTCGCCAGCTCGCCAATAATTGCAGCCTTCCTGCTGCGCTGGAGGCGATGGGGGAACGCTGGTCTTTCCTGATCCTCCGCGCTTCGTTCAACGGCCTCTATCATTTCGAGGAGTTCCAGTCGGAACTCGGCATCGCGCGCAACATCCTGGCGAACCGGCTCGCCCGGCTGGTCGATCATGGCATATTGGCGCGCCAGACCTGCGATGACGACCGGCGCAAGGTCGAATATCGGCTGACCGAAAAGGGGTTTGCGCTGCTCCCGACCATGGTCGCGCTGCGCCAATGGGGGGAACGGTGGGAGACGGGAATGCCCGCTACCCCGGTGCTGGTCGATGCGCGCGACCATCGGCGGATCGCGCCGGTTCAGGTGATGAGCCATGACGGGCGCCCGCTGGGCAAGCATGACCTGCTCTGGTCGTTGCCCGAGGATGTTGTCGGCGAGGAATCGGCCGCCGCAGCCGAGTGA
- a CDS encoding phasin family protein, translating into MASKGPRTGAKKPVSRAPVAKVAPKAPAAKPPVVEATPEPVAETIDAPVEATVETVEVVTEAAEQAAPAAIENTAETVETVAAPVTEFIEGTAPQMMADTASKGTDIMEATMEKSQAIFAEMNERAKAAVEKNTKLVGEMTELAKGNVEALVESGKITAKGMETLGHDAAEYSRKQFEQATATMKSLAAVKSPADFFKLQSDYVRSAFDSMVAETSKNTEAFIKLAGDAAQPVSNRVAVAMEKIKTAA; encoded by the coding sequence ATGGCCAGCAAGGGTCCGCGTACCGGCGCGAAGAAACCGGTGAGCAGGGCGCCAGTCGCCAAGGTTGCGCCGAAGGCGCCTGCGGCGAAGCCGCCGGTCGTCGAAGCGACGCCGGAGCCGGTTGCCGAAACGATCGACGCACCGGTTGAGGCCACTGTCGAGACCGTTGAAGTCGTGACGGAAGCCGCCGAGCAGGCAGCTCCCGCCGCAATCGAGAACACTGCCGAGACCGTCGAGACGGTCGCCGCGCCCGTAACCGAGTTTATCGAGGGTACCGCCCCGCAGATGATGGCGGACACCGCAAGCAAGGGAACTGATATCATGGAAGCCACGATGGAAAAGAGCCAGGCGATCTTCGCCGAAATGAACGAGCGCGCCAAGGCTGCGGTCGAAAAGAACACCAAGCTGGTCGGCGAGATGACCGAGCTGGCCAAGGGCAATGTCGAGGCGCTTGTCGAGAGCGGCAAGATCACCGCCAAGGGCATGGAGACGCTGGGCCATGACGCTGCGGAATATAGCCGCAAGCAGTTCGAGCAGGCGACTGCCACGATGAAGAGCCTGGCCGCGGTCAAGTCGCCGGCCGATTTCTTCAAGCTCCAGAGCGACTATGTCCGCAGCGCGTTCGACTCGATGGTCGCCGAGACCTCGAAGAATACCGAAGCGTTCATCAAGCTCGCAGGCGATGCCGCGCAGCCGGTCTCGAACCGCGTTGCGGTTGCGATGGAGAAGATCAAGACCGCGGCCTGA
- a CDS encoding acyl-CoA thioesterase, giving the protein MTATDREGFAFSHRLRVRYAEIDGQKVVFNSRYLEYADVALSEYWRWLRLSDLTEWRDMEFHVARATVEYKAPFRYDEEFDAFVRTDRIGRSSITSHIELVHAETGALHTMIELVHVNVDLDAGRSAPVPDAVRARMLGEG; this is encoded by the coding sequence GTGACCGCAACCGATCGGGAGGGTTTCGCGTTCAGCCACCGTTTGCGCGTCCGCTATGCCGAGATCGACGGGCAAAAAGTCGTCTTCAATTCGCGCTATCTCGAATATGCGGATGTAGCGCTGAGCGAATATTGGCGCTGGCTGAGGCTTTCGGACCTGACCGAATGGCGCGACATGGAGTTCCATGTCGCGCGCGCCACTGTCGAGTACAAGGCGCCGTTCCGCTATGACGAGGAGTTCGACGCCTTTGTCCGCACCGATCGGATCGGCCGGTCGAGCATCACCAGCCATATCGAGCTGGTCCATGCGGAAACCGGCGCGCTGCACACGATGATCGAGCTGGTCCATGTCAATGTCGATCTGGACGCGGGCCGATCCGCCCCCGTGCCCGACGCGGTGCGCGCGCGGATGCTGGGCGAAGGGTGA
- a CDS encoding sensor domain-containing diguanylate cyclase yields MRYGPSDRTGLAIVAGVALTYFLLAVAAIGLTRLNQNVALLWLANGPLIAALLTRPAPERPLHLAACFAASIAASGAASPYTTLAPLFAVANIGEALLAWMLLRRFGGDARAFLTLPSLAGFVAAAGVVAPLLTGPLPAAMMALYQGSDPWAVWMNWGIGHGLGTVITTPIALLVLGGTIYRDRRAQPGAAGRFAAIALLMVAVTVICFAQSRLPLLFVPILPLIAATMAYRVAGAALGMFAIAVIGAVFTMAGHGPIELIEASHAVRLQFFQFYLAVLFLIAVPFATMIAQNHRLAQAVAASEARYRLIAEHASDAVVTVDREGRVLYASPSVRELGGYPPERLIGATSFDMIFEGDRSRVREAHRQVIDRPDLIHRFEYRGMTATGGIRWFESTARAVRDDDGEVATIVTIVREVSQRKAREADLQRQANTDPMTGVLNRRAFQDRIDAHRHRTPDRPGALALFDLDNFKQVNDGYGHDAGDAALLVFADVLRASLRVEDVIGRLGGEEFAVLLPGLTPAAALAACERVRNSLQDTRIQSVGSGFSITVSAGVAPIRSDLSSDEVFRMADAALYRAKSRGRNRSELADIDSLAA; encoded by the coding sequence ATGCGCTACGGGCCAAGTGACAGAACCGGGCTGGCGATCGTCGCCGGGGTTGCGCTGACCTATTTCCTGCTGGCGGTCGCCGCAATCGGCCTGACGCGGCTGAACCAGAATGTCGCGTTGCTATGGCTCGCAAACGGCCCCCTCATCGCGGCGCTGCTCACCCGCCCCGCCCCTGAACGTCCGCTGCACCTTGCCGCCTGCTTCGCCGCCTCGATCGCGGCATCGGGCGCGGCATCGCCCTACACGACCCTGGCGCCCCTGTTCGCCGTCGCCAATATCGGCGAAGCGCTGCTCGCCTGGATGCTGCTGCGGCGGTTTGGCGGCGACGCGCGGGCGTTCCTGACCCTGCCCTCCCTCGCCGGCTTCGTCGCCGCGGCGGGCGTCGTCGCACCGCTCCTCACGGGTCCGCTGCCCGCCGCGATGATGGCGCTGTATCAGGGATCGGACCCCTGGGCGGTGTGGATGAACTGGGGCATCGGCCACGGCCTTGGCACCGTGATCACCACGCCGATCGCGCTGCTGGTGCTTGGCGGAACCATCTATCGCGATCGCAGGGCACAGCCCGGCGCCGCGGGGCGGTTTGCGGCAATCGCCCTGCTGATGGTGGCGGTGACGGTAATTTGCTTCGCGCAAAGTCGGCTGCCGCTATTGTTCGTCCCGATCCTCCCGTTGATCGCGGCGACGATGGCGTATCGCGTCGCGGGCGCGGCGCTGGGAATGTTCGCGATCGCCGTGATCGGCGCGGTGTTCACCATGGCCGGTCACGGCCCGATCGAGTTGATCGAGGCGAGCCACGCCGTTCGCCTCCAATTCTTCCAATTCTATCTCGCCGTGCTGTTCCTGATCGCGGTGCCGTTCGCGACGATGATCGCGCAAAATCACCGGCTGGCCCAGGCGGTGGCGGCAAGCGAAGCGCGCTATCGCCTGATCGCCGAACACGCGTCGGACGCAGTTGTGACCGTCGATCGTGAGGGCCGGGTGCTGTACGCCTCGCCATCGGTGCGCGAACTGGGAGGCTACCCGCCGGAAAGACTGATCGGCGCGACGTCATTCGACATGATCTTCGAGGGCGACAGAAGCCGGGTGCGCGAGGCCCATCGTCAGGTCATCGACCGGCCCGACTTGATCCATCGCTTCGAATATCGCGGCATGACCGCGACCGGCGGCATTCGCTGGTTCGAATCGACCGCACGCGCGGTGCGTGACGACGATGGCGAGGTCGCGACGATCGTCACCATCGTCCGCGAGGTCAGCCAGCGCAAGGCGCGCGAGGCCGATCTTCAGCGCCAGGCGAATACCGATCCCATGACCGGCGTGCTCAACCGCCGCGCGTTCCAGGACCGGATCGACGCGCACCGGCACCGCACGCCCGACCGCCCCGGCGCGCTCGCCTTGTTCGATCTCGACAATTTCAAGCAGGTCAATGACGGCTATGGCCATGATGCAGGCGACGCCGCGCTGCTGGTATTTGCCGATGTGTTGCGCGCGAGCCTGCGGGTCGAGGATGTGATCGGCAGGCTGGGCGGCGAGGAATTCGCGGTATTGCTCCCCGGCCTAACCCCCGCCGCCGCGCTGGCCGCGTGCGAGCGCGTGCGCAATTCGCTTCAGGATACGCGCATCCAGTCGGTCGGATCGGGCTTTTCAATCACCGTGAGCGCTGGCGTCGCGCCGATCCGGTCGGACCTGTCGTCGGACGAAGTATTCCGGATGGCCGATGCAGCGCTGTACCGCGCCAAGTCGCGCGGGCGGAACCGCAGCGAGCTTGCCGATATCGACTCGCTCGCCGCCTGA
- the murA gene encoding UDP-N-acetylglucosamine 1-carboxyvinyltransferase: protein MDRILIRGGNRLSGNIAISGAKNAALTLMPCALLTDEPLTLRNLPRLADADSFGHLLNELGASTAIEGTRPSDFGRVLTVRASRLTSSVAPYDIVRKMRASILVLGPLLGREGEATVSLPGGCAIGNRPIDLHLKALEAMGAEIELAAGYVKATAPGGRLPGGRYRFPVVSVGATENALMAAATARGTTVLENAAREPEIVDLCNLLVAMGASIHGIGSETLTIEGRDRLHGATYKVMPDRIEAGSYACAAAITGGDVVLEGAKADDMRATLDALVEAGVTVEEKPNGIRIAAERPLKPLTLSTAPYPGFATDMQAQFMAMLCKADGASVLTETIFENRYMHVPELTRMGANIDVRGRTAVVHGVDKLIGAPVMATDLRASMSLILAGLVAEGETQVSRIYHLDRGYERLEEKLQGVGADIERVGDG from the coding sequence ATGGACCGTATTCTCATCCGTGGCGGAAACCGCCTATCCGGTAATATTGCTATCTCCGGCGCGAAAAACGCGGCGTTGACGCTTATGCCTTGCGCGCTGTTGACCGACGAGCCGCTGACGCTGCGCAATCTGCCGCGTCTCGCCGATGCAGACAGCTTCGGACATCTGCTCAACGAACTGGGTGCGTCCACCGCGATCGAGGGGACGCGACCAAGTGATTTTGGCCGCGTGCTGACCGTGCGCGCCTCACGCCTTACCTCGAGCGTCGCACCCTATGACATCGTGCGCAAGATGCGGGCGTCGATCCTGGTGCTGGGCCCGTTGCTGGGCCGCGAGGGCGAGGCGACGGTGTCGCTGCCCGGCGGCTGCGCGATCGGCAACCGGCCGATCGACCTGCATCTCAAGGCGCTCGAGGCGATGGGGGCGGAAATCGAGCTGGCGGCAGGCTATGTGAAGGCGACGGCTCCGGGCGGGCGGCTGCCCGGCGGGCGGTATCGATTCCCCGTCGTTTCGGTCGGCGCGACGGAAAATGCGCTGATGGCGGCGGCAACGGCGCGGGGCACGACGGTGCTGGAAAACGCCGCGCGCGAGCCGGAAATCGTCGACCTGTGCAATCTGCTGGTCGCGATGGGGGCGTCGATTCACGGGATCGGCAGCGAGACGCTGACGATCGAGGGGCGCGACCGGCTGCATGGCGCGACCTACAAGGTGATGCCCGACCGGATCGAGGCGGGCAGCTACGCCTGCGCTGCTGCGATCACCGGCGGCGATGTCGTGCTGGAGGGCGCGAAGGCGGACGATATGCGCGCCACGCTCGACGCGCTGGTCGAGGCGGGGGTGACGGTCGAGGAGAAGCCGAACGGCATCCGCATCGCCGCCGAGCGGCCGCTCAAGCCGCTGACCCTTTCGACGGCTCCCTATCCGGGCTTTGCCACCGACATGCAGGCGCAGTTCATGGCAATGCTGTGCAAGGCCGACGGGGCCAGCGTGTTGACCGAGACGATCTTCGAGAACCGCTATATGCACGTTCCCGAACTGACGCGGATGGGCGCCAATATCGATGTGCGGGGCCGCACCGCAGTGGTGCATGGCGTGGACAAGCTGATCGGCGCGCCGGTCATGGCGACCGACCTGCGTGCGTCGATGAGCCTGATCCTTGCTGGTCTGGTGGCGGAAGGCGAGACCCAGGTCAGCCGCATCTATCATCTCGATCGCGGCTATGAGCGGCTTGAGGAAAAACTTCAGGGCGTCGGTGCCGACATCGAACGCGTCGGTGACGGCTAG
- a CDS encoding PHA/PHB synthase family protein: MEDLQHWTWLFGRAQQMMMEQGLDLAGQMSAMPAAPPVDPAAALRAGAEFWADTMTLWQRFLDPAKAPKFEETPEQARDKRFKAPQWREQPVFDFIRQSYLTLSNHLLKGVDQIEGLQPKQKEQLRFATQGFIDAMSPSNFPATNPLVLERTIETKGENLLKGLAHMLADLSKGQMTQTAEGVYELGKNIATTPGQVVKRTPLYELIQYSPTTETVFETPLVIFPPWINRFYILDLTPEKSFIRWAVEQGLTVFVVSWKSADATMADVVWDDYVERGQIDAIDTVRQLLGVESVHAIGYCVAGTTLAATLAVLAARGEAEKVRSATFFTAQVDFTEAGDLNVFVDDEQLAAIQSLTTDGFLDGRYMAATFNLLRGRDLIWNYVTSNYLLGEDYTPFDLLHWNSDVTNLPAKWHSSYLSDLYRDNLLVRPGALAIGGTPIDLSTVKTPAYVQAGREDHIAPARSVWKLTAHLSGPTRFVLAGSGHIAGVVNPPSLGKYQHWINEAGATNLDDFVAGATEVKGSWWPDWIAWIEQIDAARIPAKKARIPPENAELGAAPGRYVRTR; the protein is encoded by the coding sequence CTGGAGGATCTCCAGCACTGGACCTGGCTGTTCGGGCGCGCGCAGCAGATGATGATGGAGCAGGGGCTGGACCTGGCCGGCCAGATGTCGGCCATGCCCGCAGCACCGCCAGTCGATCCCGCCGCAGCGTTGCGTGCGGGCGCGGAGTTCTGGGCCGATACGATGACGCTGTGGCAGCGCTTCCTCGATCCCGCCAAGGCGCCGAAGTTCGAGGAAACGCCCGAACAGGCGCGCGACAAACGGTTCAAGGCACCGCAATGGCGCGAGCAGCCGGTATTCGACTTTATCCGCCAGAGTTACCTCACTTTGTCGAATCATTTGCTCAAGGGCGTCGATCAGATCGAGGGGTTACAGCCCAAGCAGAAGGAGCAATTGCGCTTCGCCACCCAGGGTTTCATCGACGCGATGAGCCCCAGCAACTTCCCCGCCACCAACCCGCTGGTGCTGGAGCGCACAATCGAGACCAAGGGCGAGAATCTGCTCAAGGGGCTGGCGCATATGCTCGCCGATCTGAGCAAGGGCCAGATGACCCAGACGGCGGAAGGCGTGTATGAGCTGGGCAAGAACATCGCGACGACGCCCGGGCAGGTGGTGAAGCGCACCCCGCTCTATGAGCTGATCCAATATTCGCCGACCACCGAGACGGTGTTCGAAACGCCGCTGGTGATTTTTCCGCCCTGGATCAACCGCTTCTACATTCTCGACCTGACCCCGGAGAAGAGCTTCATCCGCTGGGCGGTGGAGCAGGGGCTGACGGTCTTCGTGGTGTCGTGGAAGTCGGCCGACGCGACCATGGCCGATGTCGTCTGGGACGATTATGTCGAGCGCGGGCAGATCGATGCCATCGATACCGTGCGCCAGTTGCTGGGCGTCGAGAGCGTGCACGCGATCGGCTATTGTGTCGCCGGGACGACGCTGGCCGCGACGCTGGCGGTGCTGGCCGCGCGCGGCGAGGCGGAAAAGGTCAGGAGCGCGACCTTCTTTACCGCCCAGGTCGATTTCACCGAGGCGGGCGACCTCAACGTCTTCGTCGATGACGAACAGCTGGCCGCGATCCAGTCGCTGACCACCGACGGCTTTCTCGACGGACGCTATATGGCCGCGACGTTCAACCTGTTGCGCGGGCGCGACCTGATCTGGAACTATGTCACCAGCAACTATCTGCTGGGCGAGGATTATACGCCGTTCGACCTGCTCCACTGGAATTCGGACGTCACCAACCTACCCGCCAAATGGCATTCGAGTTATCTGTCCGACCTGTATCGCGACAATCTGCTGGTTCGGCCCGGCGCGCTGGCGATCGGCGGGACCCCGATCGATCTAAGCACGGTGAAGACTCCCGCCTATGTCCAGGCGGGGCGCGAGGACCATATCGCGCCGGCGCGCAGCGTCTGGAAGCTCACTGCGCATCTTTCCGGGCCGACCCGTTTCGTGCTTGCGGGATCGGGGCATATTGCGGGGGTGGTGAACCCGCCGTCGCTGGGGAAATACCAGCATTGGATCAACGAGGCCGGCGCCACCAATCTTGACGATTTTGTTGCAGGCGCGACAGAGGTCAAAGGCAGCTGGTGGCCCGACTGGATCGCGTGGATCGAGCAAATCGATGCCGCGCGTATCCCTGCAAAAAAAGCCCGAATTCCGCCGGAAAATGCGGAACTTGGCGCGGCCCCTGGGCGTTACGTTCGAACCCGCTAA
- the clpS gene encoding ATP-dependent Clp protease adapter ClpS produces the protein MTDDPDRDDEGGAATGVATRTRAKTKKPTPYRVLMLNDDYTPMEFVVLVLQRFFKMDMEEATRVMLQVHQRGVGVCGVFSYEVAETKVAQVIDFARQNQHPLQCTLEKA, from the coding sequence ATGACCGACGATCCCGACCGCGATGACGAGGGCGGCGCCGCGACCGGCGTCGCGACCCGCACGCGGGCCAAGACCAAAAAGCCGACGCCCTATCGCGTGCTGATGCTCAACGACGATTATACGCCGATGGAGTTCGTCGTGCTGGTGCTCCAGCGCTTCTTCAAGATGGATATGGAGGAAGCCACGCGCGTCATGCTCCAGGTCCATCAGCGCGGCGTGGGGGTATGCGGGGTGTTCAGCTATGAGGTGGCGGAGACCAAGGTGGCGCAGGTGATCGACTTCGCCCGCCAGAACCAGCACCCGCTGCAATGCACGCTGGAAAAGGCCTGA
- a CDS encoding CC_3452 family protein codes for MIRLAPLAAAAFCIATAATPALVQSAHYSATPADAPKKASFITQTTVWKCKDGTCVAPKSPMNDKVMCQRVVQRVGALTAFSAGDTAFDAEALAACNERAK; via the coding sequence ATGATCCGCCTCGCTCCGCTCGCCGCTGCCGCTTTCTGCATCGCGACGGCCGCCACCCCCGCCCTCGTCCAGTCAGCCCATTATTCCGCTACCCCGGCGGATGCTCCGAAAAAGGCCAGCTTCATCACCCAGACGACGGTGTGGAAGTGCAAGGACGGGACCTGCGTCGCGCCCAAGTCGCCGATGAACGACAAGGTGATGTGCCAGCGCGTTGTGCAGCGCGTCGGCGCGCTCACCGCATTCAGCGCGGGCGACACCGCATTCGATGCCGAGGCGCTTGCCGCCTGCAACGAACGGGCGAAGTAA
- a CDS encoding Crp/Fnr family transcriptional regulator has protein sequence MSGSCFAEILGELVTLVPGEQAALERLEERQRHIRRGAILLRENEPADELFILRKGLVMSYVLLDDGSRQILRFHFPGDVLGVSSIVYRESPETLCALSDCVVCPFDRQAFSALTVAHPRLSALILVLCQIERVALTDRLAALGRTSAKARVAALLLEMRNRLRGTDKTIEKAFTLGLTQEEIGDATGLTSVHVNRMLRQLEEEGMIARESGRVTLIDEAAMARAANYVNRYEGLDLSWLPEPR, from the coding sequence GTGTCAGGGAGTTGTTTCGCGGAAATACTCGGCGAGCTGGTTACGCTCGTACCGGGCGAGCAGGCTGCGCTCGAACGATTGGAGGAGCGTCAGCGCCACATAAGGCGCGGGGCGATCCTGCTGCGCGAGAATGAACCGGCGGACGAACTGTTCATCCTGCGCAAGGGGCTGGTGATGAGCTACGTCCTGCTCGACGATGGCAGCCGCCAAATTCTCCGCTTCCACTTCCCCGGCGACGTGCTCGGCGTGTCCAGCATCGTCTATCGCGAATCGCCCGAAACGCTGTGCGCGCTGTCCGACTGTGTCGTCTGTCCGTTCGACCGCCAGGCGTTCAGCGCGTTGACCGTCGCGCACCCCCGCCTCTCCGCGCTGATCCTCGTCCTCTGCCAGATCGAGCGGGTGGCGCTGACCGACCGGCTCGCCGCGCTGGGCCGCACCTCCGCCAAGGCGCGCGTCGCCGCGCTGCTTCTCGAAATGCGCAACCGGCTGCGCGGCACCGACAAGACGATCGAAAAGGCCTTTACGCTGGGGCTGACTCAGGAAGAGATCGGCGACGCCACCGGCCTCACGTCGGTCCATGTCAACCGGATGCTTCGTCAGTTGGAAGAGGAAGGCATGATCGCCCGCGAATCGGGCCGGGTCACGCTGATCGACGAAGCGGCGATGGCGCGCGCCGCGAATTATGTGAACCGGTATGAAGGGCTGGATCTGAGCTGGCTGCCGGAACCGCGCTGA
- a CDS encoding LL-diaminopimelate aminotransferase, with the protein MSEEFYRMKRLPPYVIAEVNAMRAAARAGGEDIIDLGMGNPDLPPPDHVIEKLCEVARKPDAHGYSQSKGIPGLRRAQANYYGRRFGVDIDPETEVVVTMGSKEGLASLATAITAPGDVVLAPNPSYPIHTFGFILAGATIRAVPTTPNEAYFESLERAIAFTVPRPSILVVNYPSNPTAETVDLAFYERLVAWAKENQVWILSDLAYSELYFDGKPTVSILQVPGAKDVAIEFTSLSKTYSMAGWRMGFAVGNKRLIAAMTRVKSYLDYGAFTPIQAAACAALNGPQDIVDRNRELYHKRRDVLVESFGRAGWDIPPPPASMFAWAPLPPALAHLGSLEFSKQLLTHAKVAVAPGVGYGENGEGFVRIAMVENEQRLRQAARNVKRYLQSMGVNTGAKSA; encoded by the coding sequence ATGTCCGAAGAATTCTACCGCATGAAGCGCCTGCCGCCCTATGTCATCGCCGAAGTCAATGCGATGCGGGCAGCGGCACGCGCGGGCGGCGAGGACATTATCGATCTCGGCATGGGCAATCCCGACCTTCCCCCGCCCGATCACGTCATCGAGAAATTATGCGAAGTGGCGCGCAAGCCCGACGCCCATGGCTATTCGCAGTCCAAGGGCATTCCGGGCCTGCGCCGGGCCCAGGCCAATTATTATGGCCGCCGCTTCGGCGTCGATATCGACCCGGAAACCGAAGTCGTCGTGACGATGGGGTCGAAGGAGGGGCTGGCCAGCCTCGCCACCGCGATCACCGCGCCGGGCGACGTGGTGCTCGCGCCCAATCCCAGCTATCCGATCCACACCTTCGGCTTCATCCTTGCAGGCGCGACGATCCGCGCGGTTCCGACCACGCCGAACGAAGCCTATTTCGAAAGCCTCGAGCGCGCCATCGCCTTCACCGTGCCGCGTCCGAGCATCCTGGTCGTCAATTATCCGTCCAACCCGACGGCAGAGACGGTCGACCTCGCCTTCTACGAGCGGCTGGTGGCGTGGGCGAAGGAGAATCAGGTCTGGATCCTGTCCGACCTCGCTTATTCGGAACTCTATTTCGACGGCAAACCGACCGTCTCGATCCTGCAGGTTCCGGGCGCAAAGGATGTCGCGATCGAGTTCACTTCCCTGTCCAAGACCTATTCGATGGCGGGCTGGCGGATGGGCTTTGCGGTCGGCAACAAGCGGCTGATCGCGGCAATGACGCGGGTCAAATCCTATCTCGACTATGGCGCCTTCACGCCGATCCAGGCGGCTGCCTGCGCGGCGCTAAACGGCCCACAGGACATTGTCGATCGCAACCGCGAACTTTACCACAAGCGCCGCGACGTGCTGGTCGAAAGCTTCGGCCGGGCGGGCTGGGACATTCCCCCGCCGCCCGCATCGATGTTCGCCTGGGCGCCGCTGCCGCCAGCGCTGGCGCATCTCGGCAGCCTCGAATTCTCGAAGCAATTGCTGACCCATGCCAAGGTCGCGGTCGCACCCGGCGTCGGCTATGGCGAGAATGGCGAAGGCTTTGTCCGCATCGCGATGGTCGAGAACGAGCAGCGGCTGCGTCAGGCGGCGCGCAACGTAAAGCGCTATCTCCAGTCCATGGGGGTCAACACGGGCGCCAAATCGGCGTGA